The Gracilibacillus caseinilyticus genome segment CATTTATGCTCCTGATTTTAAAGTGGACGCTGATTGCACATGATATGATTGTTTAATTAGTTTTCTCGTCCTGAAAATTCTCATTTTGACTGCAGAATGACTGATATTAAGCTGTTTAGCAATTTGTTCATCGTCTAAATTCAATTGGAACTTCATCCGGAAAATAGGCAGTAATTTTTTATTATTGACAAGCTGTTCCAAATATTCAAATGTGAATTTCCAGTCAAGTACATCATCTACTGCTTTTACTGAGCATTGTTCCAGTTGTTCCAGCAAATTCGCTTCATTTGATAACAGTGATTCATTTCTTCTTTTTTCCTTGCGTAGAAGATCAATCGCACTACGAGATGTAATCGTTCGAAGCCAAGATCCTAACGTCTCGATCCGTTCTAACTTCAATTGATGCTTAAAAACCTTTATCCAGGACTCTTGTACCACATCTTCTGCCATTTGAGCGTCCTTAACAATTTTTAATGCGGTATAATACATCATCGATTGGTATTGACCAACAAGTTCTTCAAATATCTCACTGGTTTCCAACGTCCAACACCTCCTTATTCCTCACTAAATACAACTTAAAGCCATTATTTTAAATCGAACCATCTTGCCAGTTTCTCTTCTTTCAGAACTTGCATTGTCTGGTCATATGCTTCATGTATAGGCATATGATAATAGTTATCTGTTCCATCAACAAATTGTATAGTTCCTGAATCGTATCTATAGCTTTCTAAAACATCCTCATAAGAAGCATTCAAATAGTCTTTTCTTAAAGCTTCTACAATTTTGCGAATGGTTTCCTGATCCTTAACTACCTGACGGCCATCCACTCCGTTAACAGAGATTTCTTTAAAGTCTGTACGTTTTTCTTCGTATAACCATGAAAAGTTTGCTTGCTTGTATGCATCTGACTTTAAAATTGGTACTATAAATTGGTCCAGTTCAGTACGATCAGGAATGATATACTCTCTTGTTATTTTATTTCCATTCGTTAAATAATAAGTAATTTGTGTAGTGACTGTATTACTAGTAAATTGTATATTTTGTTCATTTGCACCGATTTGCTCTGAAATGATTTTTTGGTGAAGTGAAATTACTTGCTGTTTTAACGCTTCATCAGTTATATTTGGCTGTTTTTCACTGTCATCTTCAAAAAAAGTATAGCCATCATAACCACTGGAGAAGTAAATCCCTTCGATATCTGCTGCCTCAGGAATTTTAGTCTCATATCCATACCAGTCAAACACTAAGGAGAGCAGGACGATCATCGAAATCCCCGTATAAATCGCAAGTCCTTTCCACTTGTTAAACACTCGCCACGATTTTTGAATCAGCATCTCTGCTAGAAAATAACCGAGCAATGCCCCTATAACGTATCCAAATAAGCTCCAGCCTATTATCTGTTGCTGATTCATGCCGAAATAAACACCGCCAAGCAGCATAAAACAGATGGTTACACCAAATTTAAAAATTGGTTTAATAATGGAAAACGCTAATGTTTGACTTGCCGATTCGGTTTGTCGGTAACGATACAGAATAAATGATAGTCCTATACATAAGACAGATAGTGGCCAGTAATACCAGGTTACAATACCTTCTGCATGATTCATCGTCAATTGGACGACCCAATAGAATGGCGAAAATAATACAAATAACCCTAGCAAACTCCCATTTTGCTCACTAAAACCGAACAGCACCATGTCGAGATTGTACATTATAAGCATCGAAATGCCGTAAGGAAACAATAAAAAGATATATGTTAAACCGCCTTGCACAACAGAAATCCCAGTTAACATACCAATTAAATAGCTAAATGAATAGAAAAATATATTGCACATGGCTGTATAATAAAGCCAGCTAGCTACATCCATTGGTTGATACATGTAGTTGACATCGATCATGCCATGAAGTATCCACATTAGACATGCAACCAATACTATTGGCAACAAGACCATGGTAATACCAATAAGATACTGATGAATGAATAAGCTGGATCGTTTAACAGGTAGACTATGCATAAAATCTGCCGAACCTTTTACTTGCAAATATCTGCATGCAAAGATGCCTGCAATTATTGGTACAGTAAATAATAGAACAAGCTGTATCTCTCCATTGATAAAAAATAAGTCTT includes the following:
- a CDS encoding RNA polymerase sigma factor, with the translated sequence METSEIFEELVGQYQSMMYYTALKIVKDAQMAEDVVQESWIKVFKHQLKLERIETLGSWLRTITSRSAIDLLRKEKRRNESLLSNEANLLEQLEQCSVKAVDDVLDWKFTFEYLEQLVNNKKLLPIFRMKFQLNLDDEQIAKQLNISHSAVKMRIFRTRKLIKQSYHVQSASTLKSGA
- a CDS encoding ABC transporter permease, translated to MLLKTSYFKKEIWKQGFRSTGWIGLAYFFILLFLLPLEILMEKSKEDNEMISYYQNNAQDLFFINGEIQLVLLFTVPIIAGIFACRYLQVKGSADFMHSLPVKRSSLFIHQYLIGITMVLLPIVLVACLMWILHGMIDVNYMYQPMDVASWLYYTAMCNIFFYSFSYLIGMLTGISVVQGGLTYIFLLFPYGISMLIMYNLDMVLFGFSEQNGSLLGLFVLFSPFYWVVQLTMNHAEGIVTWYYWPLSVLCIGLSFILYRYRQTESASQTLAFSIIKPIFKFGVTICFMLLGGVYFGMNQQQIIGWSLFGYVIGALLGYFLAEMLIQKSWRVFNKWKGLAIYTGISMIVLLSLVFDWYGYETKIPEAADIEGIYFSSGYDGYTFFEDDSEKQPNITDEALKQQVISLHQKIISEQIGANEQNIQFTSNTVTTQITYYLTNGNKITREYIIPDRTELDQFIVPILKSDAYKQANFSWLYEEKRTDFKEISVNGVDGRQVVKDQETIRKIVEALRKDYLNASYEDVLESYRYDSGTIQFVDGTDNYYHMPIHEAYDQTMQVLKEEKLARWFDLK